The DNA window CAGCGGATCGCCAGCCAACCCGCGGCCGGCCAGCCGGGACGCACGCAGCGGACACGTCGAACGGTCGACCTGCCGGCGCCCACTCACCGGGCCCTCGACATTTGGCAGCGGGAAGCGGCCGACCGACTGGGAGTGGCCCGGGTGACCGGGCAGGAGGTCCTCACCGCGCTCATCGACCAGCTGCTGGTCGACCCCAAGCTCACCGCTCAGATCACCCGCGCCATCAAAGATCGCCGCTGACCAACTCACCGCGGAGCGGGCGAGCCGGAACGGGCTAGTCGACCTCCATTTCGCGCAGCTCGCGCTTGAGGATCTTGCCTGTCGGGTTGCGCGGCAGCTCGTCGAGGAAGACGACCTCGCGGGGCACCTTGTAGCGGGCCAAGTGGTCGCGTACGTAGTGCTTGACGGTGTCCTCGTCGAGGTCGGCACCGTCCTTCTTCACCACGAACGCGCGCAGCCGGTGGCCCCATTCCTTGTCTTCGACGCCGATCGCGGTGGCCTCCGTGACGTCCGGGTGCCCGGTGATGAGGTCTTCGACCTCCGCCGGGAAGACGTTCTCGCCGCCGGAGACGATCATCTCGTCATCGCGCCCGCTGATGAACAGCAGGCCGTTCTCGTCGAAGTACCCCACGTCACCCGAGGACAACAGCCCGTCGATGATCTGCTTCTTGCCACCGCCGGTGTAGCCCTCGAACGGGAAGGCGTTGCCGACGAAGATGCGGCCGACCTCGCCCTGCGGCAGCTCCTTACCGTTGTCGTCATAGATCTTGACGCGCACACCCTTGACGACCGGGCCGACGGTCGACGAGTTGTACTCCAGGTGCTTGGGCTCGGCGATGGTCGCGAACGCGATCTCGGTCGAGCCGTACATGTTGTAGATGACCGGGCCGAGGTCCTTGAGCCCCCGTTCGGCCAGGTCGGCACCCAGCGCCGACCCGGACACGAACACGATCTTCAGGCTGGACAGGTCGGGCTTCTTGTCCATCTTTTCGACGGCATCGAGGATCCGCGACAGCATCACTGGCACCACCACCATGGCGGTCACCTTGTACTTCTCGATGTCCTCTAACACCAGGGGCGGCTTGAATTTCCGGCGCAGCACCAGCGTCGAGCCCAGGAACATCGCGATCGTGCCGTGCAGGAAACCGAGCGCGTGGAACATCGGCGCCGGCAGCGACGTCACCTCGCCGGCCTTGAACGGAACGTGCGACAGGATGCCCCCGACCGGCGCCAGGGTCGGCGGGGTGCTGCGGTTCGCGCCCTTGGGGGTGCCGGTGGTACCGCTGGTCAGGATGATGATCGACGAGTGCTTGCTCGCCTTGGGGGCGGGCTCGGAGCTGCTGCGCTCGATCAGGTCGGCCAGCGTCTCGTCCTTGCTACCGGAGGATTCGTCGGCGTCGGGGTTCGTCCCAAGCGCCCGCAGCTTGCCCAGTTCCGGCTCGGCCTTGCTGACGGCCTTGGTGTATTCGTCGTCGTAGATGATCAGTTTGGCGCCCTCGCGCTCCGACACCTCCTTGATTTGCGGTCCGGAGAACTCGCTGTTGAGCAGGATGATGCGGGCGCCCACCCGGGCGGCGCCAAAGTAGGCGATCAGGAACCAGCGAGTGTTACGGGCCAGGATGGCGACGCCATCACCGCCCTTGACGCCCATCTTGAGTAGCCCGTTGGCCACCGCGTGCGCGGCCTCGTCGAGCTCCTTGAAGGAAAACTCGCCCTCCTCATCGATGCAGGCGGCTCGGTCGGGATGGCGCCTGGCATTCAGCGCCGGCAACATGCCGAACTCGCCCCACTTGTAGATGTCGGCGGCCATCGCGGCGTAGTTCTGCGGCGGCTCGATCCGGAATGCGCCCGATTCGAAGATCTTGCGCACGTAGTGCAGCTCGGCGGAGCCGCGTTCGACGTACTGCTGAACTTTTGCGGCGGCCTGAGCGGGCAGACCGAGGAGGTTAGGCATGAAATCCACCTTATGTGACGTCCGTCTCAGTACGGCCAGAAATTCTGGCGAATTAGCATGAACCGCATGACCCGTCCGGTTTCGCTGGAGGTGGCCGGGCGCCAGGTGACCATCACCCATCCGGACAAGGTGGTGTTCCCCCGCGTGAGCGGCCGCGAAACCACCAGCTCTTTTTCGGGCCCCTACACCAAGCTCGACCTGGTCCGCTATTACCTGTCGGTGGCCGACGGCGCGCTGCGCGGCGTGGCCGGTCGACCGATGATCCTGAAGCGCTTCGTCAAGGGCGTCACCGAAGAGGCGGTGTTTCAGAAGCGCGCCCCGGCCAAACGGCCCGACTGGGTCGACGTTGCCGAACTGCGTTATGCGCGGGGCACTTCCGCGGCCGAGGCGGTGATCCACGATGCCGCGGGACTGGCCTGGGCGATCAACCTGGGATGCGTCGATCTCAACCCGCATCCGGTGCTGGCCGACGACCTCGATCACCCCGACGAACTGCGGGTCGATTTGGATCCGATGCCCGGGGTCTCCTGGCGGCGCATCGTGAACGTCGCGCTGGTGGCCCGCGAGGTGCTCGAGGACTACGGCCTGACGGCCTGGCCGAAGACGTCGGGATCGCGCGGCTTTCACGTCTATGCCCGCATCGCCCCGCGCTGGGAGTTTCGCCAGGTGCGGCTGGCCGCGCAGACCGTCGCCCGGGAGGTCGAGCGGCGCGTGCCCGACGCGGCGACCAGCCGCTGGTGGAAGGAAGAACGCGAAGGGGTGTTCGTCGACTTCAACCAGAACGCGAAGGACCGCACCGTCGCATCGGCGTACTCGGTGCGCGCGACCCCGGACGCCCGGGTCTCGACCCCGCTGCGGTGGGACGAGGTCGCCGACTGCCGGCCCGAGGCGTTCACCATCGAGACCGTGCCCGCCCGGTTCGCCGACATCGGTGACCCCTGGGCGGGAATGGACGACGCCGTCGGCGAGCTCGACCGGCTTCTGGTGTTGGCCGAGGAAATGGGCCCGCCCGAACGCGCGCCGAAAGGGTCGGGGAAACGCGGCAGCGGAGCAGCAGGCCGGAGACAATCGAAGATGCCGCTGATCGAGATCGCCCGCACCAAGACCAAGGACGAGGCGATGGCGGCGCTGGACGTCTGGCGCGACCGCTATCCCGCGGTGGCCGGCCAGCTGGAGCCGGTCGACGTCCTGGTCGACGGGATGCGCGGGCCCAGTTCGATCTGGTACCGGATCCGGATCAACCTGCAGCACGTTCCCGAGGACCAACGGCCACCCCAGGAAGGGCTGATCGCCGACTACAGCCCCTGGGACGGATACGGCGGGAAGCAGCAGCCGTCGAGCTGACTTCGGGTCAGATCCCCACCCGCGTTATCGCGTTGTGCCTGCGCAGGTAGCAGTACCAGGTGACGCCGAGCAGGCCGAGGAAGAACACGATGTAGAACCGCAACGCCGGTTCGATGCTGCCGAACTCCGACTTCGACCACGCGTACGCCAGCGGAACCACGAAGCCACCGAAGGCACCCACCGCCGAGATGACGCCCAGCGCACCGGCGGCCTGCCGGCGCATGGCCACCATGGTGTCGGGGTCGCCCCCGCCCAGCTCGCCCTTGATCTTGAAGATCCGCGAGATCATCCGGTAGGTCGAGCCGTTGCCGATGCCGGTGGCGACGAACAGGAACATGAAGCTGGCGAAGAATCCCGGCAGGTTGACCGCCTTCACCGACCACAGCGCCGCCGCCGCCCCGATCGCCAGCATGACGAAGCTGGCGGCGGTGATGCGGGCGCCACCGATCCGGTCGGCCAGCTTGCCGCCGAGGGGCCGGATGATCGAGCCGATGCCGGCGCCCAGGAAGGCCCACGCCAGGGCGATGTCACCGCGCCCGAACACCGTCTTGAGCAGGGTCGGGAACGCCGCCGAGTAGCCGATGAACGATCCGAAGGTGCCGATGTACAGCAGCGACATGATCCAGGTGTCGGGGTGCCGCAGCGACTCAAACACCGGCTTCACGTCGGCCTTGGCCTCGGTGAGGTTGTTCATGAACAGGAACGCGCAGAGCGCGGCCACCACGGCCAGCGGCACATAGAACAGTCCGGCCCGCGACAGCGCCATCCCGCCGCCGGCGATGACGATGGGCGGGATGATCCTTTGCACCACCGCCACGCCGATGTTGCCGCCGGCCGCGTTCAGGCCCAGCGCCCAGCCCTTGTCCTTCTCCGGGTAGAAGAACGAGATGTTGGCCATCGATGAGGCGAAGTTGCCGCCGCCGAAGCCGGCGGTAGCCGCGATCGCCACCAGGACGCCGAACGGGATGCCGGGATGGCTGACTGCCCACGCCAGCAGCAGGCACGGGATGAGCAGCAGCGCCGCCGAGATCGTCGTCCAGTTGCGGCCGCCGAACAGCGGGACCGCGAACGTGTAGGGCAACCGCAGGAATGCCCCGACACCGCTGGGCACGGCGACCAGGCACAGGGCCTGGCTGGCGGTCAGCGCCCACCCGGACGCGGCCGGGTGCCCGTGCGCCCCCGCCGTCATGTGCACCACCGCGATGCTCCACAACATCCACACGCTGAATCCGACGTGTTCGGCGAAGATCGAGAAGACCAGGTTTCGGCGAGCGATCGGCTTGCCGGTGGTCTCCCAGAATTCGGGGTCTTCGGGCCGCCAGTCATCGATCCAGTGCCGTCCCGTATGACGCTCGCGCGGCGGCGCGGGCTGCGTTACCGGCCTGATGGTCGTGGTCATCTGGTGGGACTCCTGTGTTGGATGCGGCGCGGGCAAGGACCTCTCGACGTTAAAGACGCGCTGTTACCGGTCTGGGTGTGCACAGTTACGTGGGCGATACGCAGAAATCGCAACGGCCTGTCCCCGTTTGTCAGAACTCTGCAACGAGAGGACGTCGCGGGCCCACGGCGAGGCGTCGATGCGCGACAATCGGCGCATGCAGGTGACTGAGGCTCCCCTGGGCCTGCGGGAGCGCAAGAAGATCAAGACCCGCCGCGCCATCAGGCGCGAGGCGTTTCGCCTGATCGAGGAGAACGGCTTCGCCGCGACCACCGTCGAACAGATCGCCGAGGCGGCCGACGTGTCGCCGAGCACCTTCTTCCGTTATTTCCCGTCCAAGGAATCGCTGCTGCTCGCCGACGACCTCGACCCGCTGATCCTCGAGGCGCTGAAGTCCCAGCCGCGCGACCTATCGCCGGCGCGGGCCTTCCGCGGCGCCTATGCGGCCGTCATGGCCCAGCTGCCGGACGACCAGCTGGAGTTCGAGAGCACCCGGCAGCGCCTGATGTTTTCGATACCCGAGCTCAAGGCGGCGATGTACGACGAGTACTACCGCACCGTGACGGTGGCCGCCGAGGCGATCGCGCACCGGATCGGCCGTGCCCCAGACGATTTCGAGGTCCGAGTGTTCGCCGGGGCGTTGACGGGCGCCATGATGGCGGCGTTCGACAGCGCACCGAAGACCGCCGAGACGATCTATCGCGCCCTGGATTTCATGGACGCCGGCATGCCGCTGGGCTGAACTGCCTCAACAGCGCGGCGACGCATGTCAGAGGGCGGAACGCGATACTCTCACGCGATGCGACAGGGATGGAATCGACGGGGATTCTTGCAGCTCGCAGGGGCTGCGGGGGTGGCCGCGATCGGCGGTGCGACCGCGTTCTCAGAGCTTTTGGCGGGGTGCTCTTCAGACAAACCCGCTCCGGGAGCCGCGCCGGGATCGGTGACGGTCACCCACCTGTTCGGTCAAACCGTCATCAAGGAACCACCCAAGCGGGTCGTCAGCGCCGGCTACACCGAGCAGGACGACCTGCTGGCGGTCGGCGTGGTGCCGATCGCGGTGACCAACTGGTTCGGTGATCAGCCCTTCGCTGTCTGGCCGTGGGCCGCACCCAAGCTCAACGGGGCGCAGCCGACGGTGTTGAACCTGGACAACGGAATTCCCGTCGACCAGATCGCCGGCCTCAAACCCGACCTGATCGTGGCCGTCAACGCCGGCCTGGACGCCGACACGTATCAGAAGCTGTCCGCGATCGCCCCAACCGTGGCGCAATCGGACGGCGACGCCTTCTTCGAACCGTGGAAAGAGCAGGCCGGCACCGTCGGTCAGGCGGTCTTCCAGGTCGACCAGATGAAGTCGTTGATCGACGGCGTCGACCAGAAGTTCACCGACATCGGCAAGAAGAATCAGCAATGGACCGGCAAGAAGGCGCTGCTGATGCACGGCGCGCTGTGGCAGGGCACCGTCGTCGCCACCATGGCGGGCTGGCGGACGGACTTCCTGAACCAGATGGGGCTGGTCGTCTCCGACACCATCAAACCCTTCGGCACCGATCAGCGCGCCGTCATCCCGCGCGATCACATCAAATCCGTGCTCGACTCCGCCGACGTGGTGATCTGGACGACCCAGAGCCCGGACGATCAGAAGGCGATACTGGCCGACCCCGAGGTGGCCGGGTCGCTCACCACCGCACAGAACCGCCACATCTTCACCACCAAGGACCAGGCCGGCGCGATCGCGTTCGCGTCGCCACTGAGCTACCCCGTCATCGCCGATCAACTGCCCCCGCTGATCACCAAGATCCTGGGCTAGCCACGCGGGCATCTCGCGGCTGTTTGAGCGTTTGCTAAGGCAGCTCTGGCAGTGCTCGAAATTCCGTCGGCGCCCCTCGCACAGGCCTAGATCCCGGGGTTACCGTCGAGTAATGAGCGTGACGGACCTTAGCGGCGGCCTGGCCCGCGACCTTCCGACGGAGCTGGTCGGCAACACCGTTGTGGACTACGGCGACCTGGCGCTGATGGTGCAATGCGGCAGTACCGCTGAGGTATTGGCGTGGGCGGACGCGCTGCGCCGCGCCGAGATCCCGGGCGTGGTCGATGTCGTCCCGGCGGCCCGCACGGTGCTGGTGAAGCTCCACGACGCGCGGCGCCAAGGGGTCATCCGTCAGCGGCTGCGCAAGATGGGCGTCGCCGCCACCGGGACCGCCGACTCGGAGCGCCGAGCCGACGTGGTCATCGACGTCGTCTACGACGGTCCGGACCTGGCCGAGGTTGCCGCCCACGCCGGGCTGACCATTCCCGCCGTGATCGACGCCCACACCGCCACGCCGTGGCGGGTCGGATTCAACGGATTCGCACCCGGTTTCGCGTATCTGGTGGACGGCGACCCGCGCCTGCGGGTGCCCCGCCGCCCGGAGCCGAGGACCTCGGTGCCGGACGGCTCCGTCGGCCTCGCCGGTGAGTTCAGCGCGGTGTATCCGCGACCGTCCCCGGGTGGCTGGCAACTCATCGGCCGCACCGAAGCGGTGCTGTGGGACCTGCAGAGACCGAGCCCGGCCTTGCTCACGCAGGGCGTGTGGGTGCAGTTCCGGGCCGTCTAGCCAGTGGCGATCGCGAGCGCGGCGCAGCCGGGCGAAGCGGGTCGTCACCGTAGTGAAGGAGTAGTCGTGGCAATGCTGGAGATCCTCCGCACCGGACCGCTCGCCCTCGTCCAGGACCTGGGCCGTCCGGGACTGGCCCACCTAGGGGTGAGCCAGTCGGGGGCCGCCGACCGGCGGGCGCACAAGCTGGCCAACCGGCTCGTCGCCAACCCCGACGACCGTGCCACCGTGGAGATCACGTTCGGCGGTTTCGCGGCCCGGGTGTCCGGCGGCGACGTCGACATCGCGGTGACGGGCGCCGACACCGACCCCACCGTCAACGGAATCAAGTTCGGCACCAACAGCCTTCATCACGTGCGTGATGGCGAGGTGATCTCGCTGGGCGCCCCCCGCGCGGGCCTGCGCAGCTACCTGGCGGTCCGCGGCGGCATCTGCGTGGAGCCGGTGCTGGGCTCGCGCAGCTACGACGTGATGTCGGCCATCGGCCCGTCGCCGCTGCGGGCCGGCGACCGGCTGCCGATCGGCGAGCACACCGACGCCTACCCCGAACTGGACCAGGCGCCGGTCGCGGCCATCACCGCCCATGTCGTCGAGCTGTTCGTGGTCCCCGGACCGCGTGACGATTGGTTCGTCGATCCGGACCGCCTGGTGCACACCTATTGGATGGCGTCCGACCGCAGCGACCGGGTGGGAATGCGGTTGACCGGCCGGCCCCTGCAGCACTGCTACCCGGATCGGCAACTGCCCAGCGAGGGCGCCACCCGTGGCGCAATCCAGGTGCCGCCCAACGGTTTACCGGTCATCCTGGGGCCCGACCATCCGGTCACCGGTGGCTATCCGGTGATCGGCGTGGTGGTGGACGAGGACGTCGACAAGATTGCCCAGGTGCGACCCGGCCAGGCGGTGCGGCTGCACTGGGCTCGGCCCAGGTCTCTGGTGGGCGCCCCCTCCGACGCCGCGAGTTGGCCGGTTTCCTAACACAATTCGTTTGCTGGATCTCGATGCCGAGATCGGCTGTATCACAGCTCACACGGCACCGGGTCTATGCGTGAAATCACTTGATGGCGGCGCCCATTCACGGTTTGCCCGGCGCACATCGGCGAACTGACCGCCCCCTCAGGGATTTACCAGACAACTGGTAAACAACTAACAGGCGATATGGGCCGGTTCCGGTTGACCCGCTCACGTCTTAAATGTGAGCATCGGAGCATACGGCGGGGCATGAGCCCCTTCATTCGAGGCGCCCACGCGTCGAAAGCCGGCCTCCGAACAGCTTTCCCGACAGCCGGGCTAGCGCGACGCCCCCTGGCTCGGCGGCGGTCGGACGCGGCGGTTCGTGGGCCTGACGAGAGGGATCTGTATGCACGCCAGCTGGCGGGATTCCGTCGATACGCCATCACACGCCGGCTCCATACCTCAACGCGCCCAAGAAATTTCGTCGATGGGTGCACGAACATGAGCGTCGTCCCGCGGAGAGGTGACGTGATGGGCCGCAATCACCGCATCGCGGACTGGAACCCGGAAGATACCGCGGCGTGGGAGGCCGGCAATAAGAAGATCGCCCGGCGCAACCTGCTCTGCACGATTGCCGGTGACCACGTGGCATTTTCGATCTGGACCCTGTGGCCCGTCATGGCGCTGTTCATGCCGGGGCCCGTCTACGGCTTCTCCGCGAGCGACAAGCTGCTGCTGGGAGCGGTTGCCACCCTGGTAGGTGGTTGCGCCCGGATCCCGTACACCTTGGGCATCGCCGCCTTCGGCGGTCGCAACTGGACGACGTTCTCGGCCTTCGTACTGCTGATCCCGACGGTCGGCACGATCGTGTTGCTGGCCAATCCCGGTCTGCCGTTGTGGCCCTTCATCGTGTGCGCCGCGCTGACCGGGCTGGGCGGTGGCA is part of the Mycobacterium mantenii genome and encodes:
- a CDS encoding NarK family nitrate/nitrite MFS transporter gives rise to the protein MTTTIRPVTQPAPPRERHTGRHWIDDWRPEDPEFWETTGKPIARRNLVFSIFAEHVGFSVWMLWSIAVVHMTAGAHGHPAASGWALTASQALCLVAVPSGVGAFLRLPYTFAVPLFGGRNWTTISAALLLIPCLLLAWAVSHPGIPFGVLVAIAATAGFGGGNFASSMANISFFYPEKDKGWALGLNAAGGNIGVAVVQRIIPPIVIAGGGMALSRAGLFYVPLAVVAALCAFLFMNNLTEAKADVKPVFESLRHPDTWIMSLLYIGTFGSFIGYSAAFPTLLKTVFGRGDIALAWAFLGAGIGSIIRPLGGKLADRIGGARITAASFVMLAIGAAAALWSVKAVNLPGFFASFMFLFVATGIGNGSTYRMISRIFKIKGELGGGDPDTMVAMRRQAAGALGVISAVGAFGGFVVPLAYAWSKSEFGSIEPALRFYIVFFLGLLGVTWYCYLRRHNAITRVGI
- a CDS encoding ABC transporter substrate-binding protein, yielding MRQGWNRRGFLQLAGAAGVAAIGGATAFSELLAGCSSDKPAPGAAPGSVTVTHLFGQTVIKEPPKRVVSAGYTEQDDLLAVGVVPIAVTNWFGDQPFAVWPWAAPKLNGAQPTVLNLDNGIPVDQIAGLKPDLIVAVNAGLDADTYQKLSAIAPTVAQSDGDAFFEPWKEQAGTVGQAVFQVDQMKSLIDGVDQKFTDIGKKNQQWTGKKALLMHGALWQGTVVATMAGWRTDFLNQMGLVVSDTIKPFGTDQRAVIPRDHIKSVLDSADVVIWTTQSPDDQKAILADPEVAGSLTTAQNRHIFTTKDQAGAIAFASPLSYPVIADQLPPLITKILG
- a CDS encoding 5-oxoprolinase/urea amidolyase family protein; protein product: MAMLEILRTGPLALVQDLGRPGLAHLGVSQSGAADRRAHKLANRLVANPDDRATVEITFGGFAARVSGGDVDIAVTGADTDPTVNGIKFGTNSLHHVRDGEVISLGAPRAGLRSYLAVRGGICVEPVLGSRSYDVMSAIGPSPLRAGDRLPIGEHTDAYPELDQAPVAAITAHVVELFVVPGPRDDWFVDPDRLVHTYWMASDRSDRVGMRLTGRPLQHCYPDRQLPSEGATRGAIQVPPNGLPVILGPDHPVTGGYPVIGVVVDEDVDKIAQVRPGQAVRLHWARPRSLVGAPSDAASWPVS
- a CDS encoding ATPase, giving the protein MNFNSSHSGPSVGAFRAPNSAAGPSGDAAPTERLTSLGQPGGQRIASQPAAGQPGRTQRTRRTVDLPAPTHRALDIWQREAADRLGVARVTGQEVLTALIDQLLVDPKLTAQITRAIKDRR
- the fadD2 gene encoding long-chain-fatty-acid--CoA ligase FadD2, whose translation is MPNLLGLPAQAAAKVQQYVERGSAELHYVRKIFESGAFRIEPPQNYAAMAADIYKWGEFGMLPALNARRHPDRAACIDEEGEFSFKELDEAAHAVANGLLKMGVKGGDGVAILARNTRWFLIAYFGAARVGARIILLNSEFSGPQIKEVSEREGAKLIIYDDEYTKAVSKAEPELGKLRALGTNPDADESSGSKDETLADLIERSSSEPAPKASKHSSIIILTSGTTGTPKGANRSTPPTLAPVGGILSHVPFKAGEVTSLPAPMFHALGFLHGTIAMFLGSTLVLRRKFKPPLVLEDIEKYKVTAMVVVPVMLSRILDAVEKMDKKPDLSSLKIVFVSGSALGADLAERGLKDLGPVIYNMYGSTEIAFATIAEPKHLEYNSSTVGPVVKGVRVKIYDDNGKELPQGEVGRIFVGNAFPFEGYTGGGKKQIIDGLLSSGDVGYFDENGLLFISGRDDEMIVSGGENVFPAEVEDLITGHPDVTEATAIGVEDKEWGHRLRAFVVKKDGADLDEDTVKHYVRDHLARYKVPREVVFLDELPRNPTGKILKRELREMEVD
- a CDS encoding DNA polymerase domain-containing protein; amino-acid sequence: MNRMTRPVSLEVAGRQVTITHPDKVVFPRVSGRETTSSFSGPYTKLDLVRYYLSVADGALRGVAGRPMILKRFVKGVTEEAVFQKRAPAKRPDWVDVAELRYARGTSAAEAVIHDAAGLAWAINLGCVDLNPHPVLADDLDHPDELRVDLDPMPGVSWRRIVNVALVAREVLEDYGLTAWPKTSGSRGFHVYARIAPRWEFRQVRLAAQTVAREVERRVPDAATSRWWKEEREGVFVDFNQNAKDRTVASAYSVRATPDARVSTPLRWDEVADCRPEAFTIETVPARFADIGDPWAGMDDAVGELDRLLVLAEEMGPPERAPKGSGKRGSGAAGRRQSKMPLIEIARTKTKDEAMAALDVWRDRYPAVAGQLEPVDVLVDGMRGPSSIWYRIRINLQHVPEDQRPPQEGLIADYSPWDGYGGKQQPSS
- a CDS encoding 5-oxoprolinase subunit B family protein, translated to MSVTDLSGGLARDLPTELVGNTVVDYGDLALMVQCGSTAEVLAWADALRRAEIPGVVDVVPAARTVLVKLHDARRQGVIRQRLRKMGVAATGTADSERRADVVIDVVYDGPDLAEVAAHAGLTIPAVIDAHTATPWRVGFNGFAPGFAYLVDGDPRLRVPRRPEPRTSVPDGSVGLAGEFSAVYPRPSPGGWQLIGRTEAVLWDLQRPSPALLTQGVWVQFRAV
- a CDS encoding acyl-CoA-like ligand-binding transcription factor, with protein sequence MQVTEAPLGLRERKKIKTRRAIRREAFRLIEENGFAATTVEQIAEAADVSPSTFFRYFPSKESLLLADDLDPLILEALKSQPRDLSPARAFRGAYAAVMAQLPDDQLEFESTRQRLMFSIPELKAAMYDEYYRTVTVAAEAIAHRIGRAPDDFEVRVFAGALTGAMMAAFDSAPKTAETIYRALDFMDAGMPLG